From a region of the Alosa sapidissima isolate fAloSap1 chromosome 9, fAloSap1.pri, whole genome shotgun sequence genome:
- the LOC121718333 gene encoding microfibril-associated glycoprotein 4-like, with protein MFFSDQKLTSNMLCSFLALLLPLVVNSHPVGRSLLPLDCEDIYQNGSVHNGVYTIYPTTADKPVEVYCDMGCTEDENHKDGQWTVIQRRMDGTVNFYQPWDHYKEGFGNKNGEYWLGLETIFSLTWRGKYELRVDMEDWEGGSAYARYLSFSIDSEGDGYAIHLDGYINGGAGDSLYYANGWKFSTYDKDQDNRNSNCADDYDGGFWFNSCPYYANPNGLYKGKESVEYGTGINWTFWKGPYYSLKSIRMKIKKVALSEA; from the exons ATGTTTTTCAGTGATCAGAAACTTACATCTAACATG CTCTGCTCCTTCTTAGCTCTCTTGCTCCCCCTGGTGGTGAACTCCCACCCTGTCGGTCGAAGCCTGTTGCCCTTGGACTGTGAGGACATCTACCAAAATGGGTCCGTGCACAACGGGGTTTACACCATCTACCCAACGACAGCCGACAAGCCTGTGGAGGTGTACTGTGACATGGGGTGTACAGAGGATGAGAATCACAAAGATGGACAGTGGACG GTGATCCAGAGAAGAATGGATGGCACTGTAAACTTCTACCAGCCCTGGGATCACTACAAGGAGGGCTTTGGGAACAAGAACGGAGAGTACTGGCTGG GTCTGGAGACTATTTTCAGCCTCACCTGGAGGGGTAAGTACGAGCTGAGGGTGGACATGGAGGACTGGGAGGGGGGCAGCGCCTACGCCCGATACTTGTCCTTCTCCATTGACTCAGAGGGCGATGGCTACGCGATTCACTTGGACGGATACATCAATGGTGGAGCGG GTGATAGTCTATATTATGCGAATGGATGGAAGTTCTCAACCTATGACAAAGACCAAGACAACAGAAACTCCAACTGTGCAGACGACTATGATGGAGGCTTTTGGTTCAATAGCTGCCCATATTACGCCAACCCCAACGGGTTGTACAAGGGGAAGGAGAGTGTGGAGTATGGTACCGGAATCAATTGGACCTTCTGGAAAGGCCCTTATTACTCTCTAAAGTCCATCAGGATGAAAATCAAGAAGGTGGCTCTATCTGAGGCGTAA
- the LOC121718343 gene encoding collagen alpha-2(IX) chain-like: protein MVQVHANQKAAVIVLFLLVMYSTVSGGSSNPGLPGPPGPLGPPGPPGPAGPHGFPGEPGRPGLCTFSDKSLDVDRLCGLPGRPGIPGNRGPTGSPGKPGERGPPGIPGPSGEPGQKGPPGAPGDCAFSEDWRHSLDHTGPTLIATVGCVLAVLDAAALVAVVVFIMRKKGNAAARDSGAQSPDVDPPDDTYTALNPRTRTPEYDTLDHFRNPPSARGRSPR, encoded by the exons ATGGTCCAGGTCCATGCAAACCAAAAAGCAGCTGTAATCGTTTTATTTCTGCTTGTAATGTATTCCACAG tGTCTGGTGGATCTTCAAATCCTGGACTACCTGGCCCTCCTGGACCActtggtcctcctggacctcctgGACCTGCTGGACCCCATGGTTTTCCTGGGGAACCTGGGCGTCCAGGATTGTGCACCTTCTCTGATAAAAGTTTGGATGTTG ATAGACTTTGTGGTCTCCCTGGCCGTCCAGGGATTCCTGGAAATAGAGGACCAACTGGGTCTCCTGGAAAACCTGGAGAAAGAGGACCTCCTGGGATTCCTGGCCCTTCTGGTGAGCCTGGGCAAAAGGGACCTCCAGGGGCACCAGGAGACTGTGCCTTTTCTGAAGATTGGAGACACTCTTTAG ATCATACTGGACCTACACTGATTGCCACAGTTGGATGTGTTCTTGCAGTTCTGGATGCTGCTGCCctagttgctgttgttgttttcatCATGAGGAAGAA GGGAAATGCAGCAGCGAGAGACTCAGGAGCACAGAGCCCTGATGTGGACCCTCCTGATGACACGTACACAGCTCTGAATCCCAGGACAAGAACACCTGAATATGACACTCTTGAT CATTTTAGGAATCCACCCAGTGCTCGTGGCCGAAGCCCTAGATGA